One segment of Alistipes finegoldii DSM 17242 DNA contains the following:
- a CDS encoding DUF4091 domain-containing protein: MNISPLRLLVNRTIRTLCPALLMLPVACSESGLTIRVIDPLTNVLPGIVYPPAGDDTVRVARGENAVLQFVISADDSVAAMTPVLRSLKTEQGTSLDKAVLGWVRNVQASHAYVPAAPDALQSPSGEYPDPILTDTTVSIAAGGTALLWLDIPIPADAEAGLYEGSVRISGLKNGKRIVADRQFTIQVYPVTLPEQSLLVTNWYFPDKFSFMNDNESVEDDSPAYWECMRRLVETASAYGQNVWLLYETGTPVPTADGKGLTFDFSRMDKTIEFLLRHADVRLIEANHFAKRSRNGWTDPFWANVPVPDGKGSYVYQRLPHDDPRVQRYIAAYFPALQEHLRSRMIDDGSGRSWLDIYTQHIADEPLNENKTSWEGLARQVKQAAPDIRIIEAYRSSSYDPALIDILVPQLDEFVWEIYRTMPAGHSCWFYTCMYPRGNFANRYVTLPLIKTRLLHWINYKYDSPGYLHWGFNAWGANGDPFGDVSAPANDWPGGDSHIVYPGYRKLYPSIRLAAMRDGIRDYDLLKMVEARDSIRAQAFVNAIIFDFDRYDTSVSRFRQIRREILDFLEDMH, translated from the coding sequence ATGAACATTTCCCCGCTCCGACTTCTCGTCAACCGGACGATCCGGACTCTTTGCCCTGCACTCCTGATGCTACCGGTAGCCTGTAGTGAAAGCGGACTCACGATCCGCGTCATCGATCCTTTGACCAATGTTCTTCCCGGAATCGTTTACCCTCCTGCCGGGGACGATACCGTTCGCGTGGCCCGCGGCGAGAACGCCGTTCTGCAATTCGTTATCTCCGCTGACGACTCCGTAGCGGCAATGACTCCTGTCCTTCGGAGTCTTAAAACAGAGCAGGGAACTTCGCTCGACAAAGCCGTTCTGGGCTGGGTCCGGAACGTACAGGCTTCCCACGCCTACGTGCCGGCGGCCCCCGATGCCCTGCAATCACCGTCCGGAGAATATCCCGATCCCATTCTGACCGACACCACCGTATCTATCGCCGCAGGCGGGACAGCTTTGCTCTGGTTGGACATTCCGATTCCGGCCGATGCCGAAGCGGGGCTTTACGAAGGATCGGTACGCATTTCCGGGCTAAAGAACGGAAAGCGGATCGTTGCCGACCGACAATTCACCATACAAGTTTATCCGGTCACGCTTCCCGAACAGTCGTTATTGGTTACCAACTGGTATTTCCCCGATAAATTCTCTTTCATGAACGACAACGAATCCGTGGAGGACGATTCACCGGCCTATTGGGAATGTATGCGGCGGCTCGTCGAAACCGCCTCGGCCTATGGTCAGAACGTCTGGTTGCTCTACGAAACGGGAACGCCGGTTCCGACAGCCGACGGCAAAGGGCTGACGTTCGATTTCTCACGGATGGACAAAACGATCGAATTCCTGCTCCGACACGCCGACGTACGGCTGATCGAGGCCAACCATTTCGCCAAGCGGTCCCGCAACGGGTGGACCGATCCTTTCTGGGCCAACGTACCGGTCCCCGACGGCAAGGGCTCCTATGTTTATCAACGTCTGCCCCATGACGACCCGCGCGTGCAACGATACATCGCAGCGTATTTTCCGGCTCTGCAGGAGCATTTGCGTTCCAGAATGATCGATGACGGAAGCGGCCGCAGTTGGCTCGACATCTACACACAACACATTGCCGACGAACCGCTCAACGAAAATAAGACCTCCTGGGAAGGATTGGCCCGCCAGGTAAAACAGGCTGCCCCCGACATCCGAATCATCGAAGCTTACCGTTCTTCGTCCTACGACCCGGCGCTGATCGACATCCTCGTGCCACAACTCGACGAATTCGTATGGGAAATCTATCGAACAATGCCAGCCGGACATAGTTGCTGGTTCTACACCTGCATGTATCCCCGGGGGAATTTCGCAAACCGTTACGTAACACTGCCGCTCATCAAGACACGCCTGCTGCATTGGATAAACTACAAATACGACTCTCCGGGATACCTTCACTGGGGCTTCAACGCATGGGGAGCGAACGGCGATCCTTTCGGAGACGTTTCCGCCCCCGCCAATGACTGGCCCGGCGGCGACTCGCATATCGTCTACCCCGGTTACCGTAAGCTCTACCCGTCGATTCGGCTGGCAGCCATGCGTGACGGCATCCGTGACTACGACCTGCTGAAAATGGTTGAGGCCCGGGATTCGATCCGTGCACAGGCTTTCGTCAATGCGATCATATTCGATTTCGACCGGTACGACACGTCAGTGTCCAGATTCCGGCAGATTCGCCGGGAAATATTGGATTTTTTGGAAGACATGCATTAA
- a CDS encoding beta-L-arabinofuranosidase domain-containing protein, translating to MKKLFSIIALCLVGTATNAQAPYAQFQGGMIGCIEPQGWIEEFLHRQQTGLTGHPEAMSYPYDSCLWAGEIGRNTETYGSDWWRYEQTAYYTDGLLRLGYLLGDREMIAKAEEGIRYTLANASSTGVLGNKAIESMWPMCVYFRVLQAYYERTGDPAIPAALERHYMNFTQEQVEKWRNIVSIEGMLWTYGKTGNAKLLDICERAYNGGKFGDLTPAVAAGDERFVMHGVTCMEELKLPMLLYAYTGKRYYLDLALNAERKLTRDHMLPDGVPASAEALVGNGNVINSHETCDISDYTWTLEQFLLTTGEVRWADKIEKAVFNAGLGAVTKDFRSLQYFSSVNQVIATGRSNHNEFFHGSTWMAFRPTHETECCAGNVHRFMPNYVAHMWLRGKDGSIAAALYGPSAATFDLPNGRQCHIAQRTSYPFNGEIEFSFGLKERTDIPFLLRIPAWCRDARIYVNGKLWRDACPAGTFVTLRRKFRNGDRIRLCLSMQPVMNTVPGQGIYVQRGPLLFSYPVPQRKTADRTVYANMNGKVPGNPEFECWSIEPAGPWNYALCSDPVIPLKVIRTKPAAAGSYPFDPEHTPVKISVPVKPIDWELEKGRYTPRLPAEGIARAVSDRIEYLELIPYGCTELRLTVFPQCN from the coding sequence ATGAAGAAGCTGTTTTCAATTATTGCACTTTGCCTCGTCGGTACCGCGACGAACGCCCAGGCCCCTTATGCCCAGTTTCAGGGCGGCATGATCGGCTGCATAGAGCCGCAGGGCTGGATCGAGGAATTCCTCCACCGCCAACAAACGGGACTTACGGGACATCCCGAGGCGATGTCCTATCCGTACGACTCCTGCCTTTGGGCGGGTGAGATCGGACGTAACACCGAAACCTACGGAAGCGACTGGTGGCGCTACGAGCAGACAGCCTATTACACCGACGGTCTGCTCCGCCTGGGTTACCTGCTCGGTGATCGGGAGATGATCGCCAAAGCCGAGGAGGGGATTCGCTACACGCTGGCCAACGCATCGTCCACAGGTGTTTTGGGCAACAAAGCGATTGAGTCGATGTGGCCCATGTGTGTCTACTTCCGGGTGCTGCAAGCCTATTACGAGCGCACGGGCGATCCGGCGATCCCCGCAGCCTTGGAAAGGCACTACATGAACTTTACGCAGGAGCAGGTCGAGAAATGGCGCAACATCGTCAGCATCGAGGGAATGTTGTGGACTTACGGCAAAACCGGCAATGCGAAGTTGCTGGATATTTGCGAGAGAGCCTACAATGGCGGAAAATTCGGGGACCTGACGCCCGCAGTCGCGGCCGGCGACGAACGGTTCGTCATGCATGGCGTCACCTGCATGGAAGAACTGAAACTCCCGATGCTGCTCTATGCCTATACGGGCAAACGATATTACCTGGACCTTGCACTCAACGCCGAACGCAAGCTCACCCGCGACCACATGCTCCCCGACGGCGTTCCGGCCAGTGCGGAAGCGCTCGTCGGAAACGGGAACGTCATCAACAGTCACGAAACCTGCGACATTTCCGACTACACCTGGACGCTGGAGCAATTTCTCCTGACCACGGGCGAAGTCCGGTGGGCTGACAAAATAGAAAAAGCGGTCTTCAATGCCGGACTAGGAGCCGTTACCAAGGATTTCCGATCGTTGCAGTATTTCTCGTCCGTCAATCAGGTAATCGCAACGGGGCGTTCAAATCACAACGAATTCTTCCACGGTTCGACCTGGATGGCTTTCCGGCCGACGCATGAAACGGAGTGCTGCGCCGGAAACGTTCACCGTTTCATGCCCAATTACGTCGCACATATGTGGCTACGCGGGAAAGACGGCTCTATTGCCGCTGCGCTCTACGGACCTTCGGCTGCAACGTTCGACCTGCCGAACGGCCGACAGTGCCACATCGCACAGCGGACCTCCTATCCGTTCAACGGGGAGATCGAGTTCTCCTTCGGCCTGAAAGAGAGGACGGATATCCCGTTTCTGCTGCGCATTCCCGCATGGTGCAGGGATGCCAGAATATATGTCAACGGCAAACTGTGGCGAGACGCATGTCCCGCCGGCACGTTCGTGACCCTCCGGCGCAAATTCAGGAACGGCGACCGGATTCGGTTGTGTCTCAGCATGCAACCCGTCATGAACACCGTTCCCGGACAGGGAATCTACGTGCAGCGCGGACCTCTGCTCTTCTCCTATCCTGTTCCCCAGCGGAAAACAGCCGACCGGACGGTCTATGCGAATATGAACGGCAAAGTTCCCGGCAACCCCGAATTCGAATGCTGGAGCATCGAGCCTGCCGGACCTTGGAACTATGCCCTTTGCTCCGATCCGGTCATACCCCTGAAGGTCATTCGGACAAAACCCGCAGCCGCAGGAAGCTATCCGTTCGATCCGGAACATACGCCCGTGAAAATCTCGGTTCCCGTCAAACCGATCGACTGGGAATTGGAAAAAGGACGCTACACGCCGCGCCTTCCGGCCGAAGGGATAGCCCGCGCCGTATCCGACCGTATCGAATATCTCGAACTGATTCCCTACGGATGCACGGAACTCCGGCTTACTGTTTTCCCGCAATGCAATTAA
- a CDS encoding glycoside hydrolase family 3 protein, whose translation MLPILCACGRKWTVEPHDTYCLIRQDGGQTLGYFPGSGVRILYSDGYAFKDLNRNGILDCYEDWRYTPEERAEDLAKRLSVEEIAGLMLYSSHQAVPTDSVGYWSSTYNGTSLRESGLPHSAVSDKQRKFLRDDNLRAVLVVRVESPRIAAEWNNNMQAFVEGLGQGIPVNISSDPRNETRAWAEYNAGSGGKISLWPSPLGLAATFDPELVEKFGRIASAEYRALGIATALSPQIDLATEPRWNRFYGTFGEDPDLDTDMARAYIDGFQTSVGAAEIADGWGYESVNAMVKHWPGGGPEEGGRDAHFSFGKYTVYPGGNFEQHIRPFVEGAFRLNGKTRKAAAVMPYYTVSHGVDPSGKKVGNGFSKYIVTDLLRNRYGYNGVVCTDWGITHDYSSIEEADGKCWGVEALSIPQRHYEALKAGVDQFGGNNDKGPVLEAYRMWTAEFGEKSARERFERSAIRLLLNIFRTGLFENPYVDPDRTEATVGNPEFMQAGYEAQLRSVVLLKNRAGTLPASTRRSVYLPECGQSRLPVDTSLVKQYYELAESPENADFAIVFIDEPDGGCGYDAADREKGGNGYVPISLQYGDYTARHARPESIAGGDPKEPSIDRSYRGKTVRSSNREELKRVLGTKRQMGDKPVVAVVSTTRPFVPAEFEPSADAILLAFGVQRQAVLDIISGRREPSALLPMQLPADMKTVEQQHEDVPRDMVCYTDSEGNTYDFAFGLDWKGVIRDARVEKYK comes from the coding sequence ATGTTGCCGATACTCTGTGCCTGCGGCCGAAAATGGACGGTCGAGCCGCATGACACCTACTGTCTGATTCGGCAAGACGGAGGACAGACTCTGGGCTATTTCCCCGGATCCGGCGTCCGTATCTTATATTCCGACGGATACGCTTTCAAAGACCTGAACCGAAACGGGATTCTCGACTGCTACGAAGATTGGCGGTACACCCCGGAAGAACGGGCGGAAGACCTTGCAAAGCGACTCTCCGTCGAAGAGATTGCCGGATTGATGTTATACAGTTCCCATCAGGCCGTCCCGACGGATTCGGTAGGTTACTGGTCCTCGACCTACAACGGGACCTCACTCCGGGAAAGCGGACTTCCCCACTCGGCTGTTTCGGACAAACAGCGGAAGTTCCTCCGGGACGACAATCTCCGGGCCGTGCTCGTCGTCCGGGTTGAAAGTCCCCGCATTGCAGCCGAATGGAACAACAACATGCAGGCCTTCGTCGAAGGCCTCGGACAAGGCATTCCGGTCAATATCAGTTCCGATCCCCGGAATGAAACCCGAGCCTGGGCCGAATACAACGCAGGGTCAGGAGGAAAGATTTCGTTGTGGCCCAGTCCGCTCGGGCTGGCCGCTACGTTCGACCCCGAACTGGTCGAAAAGTTCGGACGGATCGCATCCGCCGAATACCGCGCCTTGGGTATCGCCACAGCGCTGTCGCCGCAGATCGATCTGGCGACCGAACCCCGGTGGAACCGGTTCTACGGTACCTTCGGCGAAGACCCCGATCTGGACACCGATATGGCGCGGGCCTATATCGACGGATTCCAGACCTCCGTCGGAGCTGCCGAGATTGCGGACGGCTGGGGGTATGAAAGCGTCAATGCCATGGTCAAACATTGGCCGGGCGGCGGCCCGGAAGAAGGCGGACGGGATGCCCATTTCAGCTTCGGGAAATACACTGTTTACCCCGGCGGAAATTTCGAGCAACACATCCGGCCCTTTGTGGAAGGAGCTTTCCGCCTCAACGGCAAGACACGAAAGGCCGCAGCCGTCATGCCCTATTATACGGTTTCCCACGGGGTGGACCCCTCGGGAAAAAAGGTCGGCAACGGTTTTAGCAAATATATCGTCACCGATCTGCTGCGGAACAGATACGGATACAACGGCGTCGTCTGCACGGATTGGGGCATCACGCACGACTATTCCAGCATCGAGGAGGCTGACGGCAAATGCTGGGGAGTGGAGGCATTGAGCATCCCGCAGCGGCATTACGAAGCGCTCAAAGCCGGAGTAGACCAGTTCGGCGGCAACAACGACAAAGGTCCCGTGCTGGAAGCCTACCGAATGTGGACCGCCGAATTCGGCGAAAAATCTGCCCGGGAGCGGTTCGAACGTTCCGCCATAAGGTTGCTGCTCAATATTTTTCGGACCGGTCTGTTCGAAAATCCCTATGTAGACCCGGACCGGACGGAAGCGACGGTCGGGAATCCGGAATTTATGCAAGCCGGTTACGAAGCGCAGCTCCGGTCGGTCGTCCTGCTGAAAAACCGGGCGGGAACCCTGCCCGCATCGACCCGCCGGAGCGTATATCTGCCCGAATGCGGACAATCCCGCCTACCTGTAGACACCTCTTTGGTCAAACAATATTACGAATTGGCAGAAAGCCCCGAAAATGCCGACTTCGCGATCGTTTTTATCGACGAACCCGACGGAGGCTGCGGATACGATGCGGCCGATCGGGAAAAGGGCGGCAACGGTTATGTCCCGATCAGCCTGCAATACGGCGACTACACGGCCCGCCACGCACGCCCCGAGAGTATTGCCGGCGGGGACCCGAAAGAACCGTCCATCGACCGGAGTTACCGCGGGAAAACCGTCCGGAGTTCCAACCGGGAAGAGTTGAAACGGGTACTCGGAACGAAACGGCAGATGGGAGACAAGCCCGTCGTGGCTGTCGTTTCCACGACCAGACCGTTCGTTCCGGCCGAATTCGAACCTTCGGCCGATGCCATACTGCTTGCTTTCGGGGTACAGCGTCAGGCCGTGCTGGATATTATCTCCGGCCGGCGGGAACCGTCGGCACTTCTGCCGATGCAATTGCCCGCAGACATGAAAACCGTGGAACAGCAGCATGAAGACGTTCCGAGAGATATGGTTTGTTATACGGACTCGGAAGGAAATACATATGATTTCGCTTTCGGGCTCGACTGGAAAGGTGTCATCCGGGATGCAAGAGTCGAAAAATACAAATAG